From Schistocerca americana isolate TAMUIC-IGC-003095 chromosome 11, iqSchAmer2.1, whole genome shotgun sequence, the proteins below share one genomic window:
- the LOC124553421 gene encoding zinc finger protein 239-like, which translates to MHIFIHIDGVQAPAFVCKSCGEVLPADDCLKEHLRVRECAQALSATNSEKLECSDDHENNISFECVQEGIVEQTEEPPSYKVPRKTFKKSFNDICNTLTVKEAEEELERCNDCGILCSSDHVHVHTVLSAKRHHKCDVCGKMFTQLCNLKKHRIIHTGERPHECDVCGKSFTERGNLKKHELIHTGQRPHKCDVCGKSFAHSGHLKTHKLIHTGQRPHNCDVCGKSFTQSGHLKTHKLIHTGQRPHNCDVCGKSFTHSGNLKTQKLIHTGQRPHNCDVCGKSFTHSGNLKTHSLIHTGEKPHKCDTCVVVSVVPFILTAQYKHGNSEQVSNTLMAA; encoded by the coding sequence ATGCATATCTTCATCCACATTGACGGTGTGCAGGCACCTGCATTTGTGTGTAAGTCATGTGGTGAGGTATTGCCCGCTGATGACTGCTTGAAAGAACATTTGAGAGTGAGGGAGTGTGCCCAAGCATTATCTGCTACCAACAGTGAGAAACTTGAATGCAGTGATGATCATGAAAACAATATCTCCTTCGAGTGTGTACAAGAAGGAATCGTGGAACAGACTGAGGAGCCCCCTTCGTACAAGGTACCcaggaaaacttttaaaaaatcctTTAATGACATATGTAATACACTTACTGTGAAAGAAGCTGAAGAGGAACTCGAAAGATGTAATGACTGTGGAATTTTATGTTCAAGTGACCATGTACATGTCCACACTGTGCTAAGTGCAAAGAGACATCACAAATGTGATGTTTGTGGTAAAATGTTTACTCAGTTATGCAATCTTAAGAAACACAGAATAATACACACTGGAGAGAGACCCCACGAATGCGATGTTTGTGGAAAATCGTTTACTGAAAGGGGCAATCTCAAGAAACATGAATTAATACACACTGGACAGAGACCACACAAATGCGATGTCTGTGGAAAATCATTTGCTCACTCGGGCCATCTGAAGACCCACAAGTTAATACACACTGGACAGAGACCACATAATTGCGATGTCTGTGGAAAATCATTTACTCAGTCGGGCCATCTCAAGACCCACAAGTTAATACACACTGGACAGAGACCACATAATTGCGATGTCTGTGGAAAATCATTTACTCATTCGGGCAATCTCAAGACCCAGAAGTTAATACACACTGGACAGAGACCACATAATTGCGATGTCTGTGGAAAATCATTTACTCATTCGGGCAATCTCAAGACCCACTCATTAATACACACAGGAGAGAAACCCCACAAATGTGATACTTGTG